The following proteins are co-located in the Lactuca sativa cultivar Salinas unplaced genomic scaffold, Lsat_Salinas_v11 Lsat_1_v11_unplaced_20, whole genome shotgun sequence genome:
- the LOC122197871 gene encoding DNA-directed RNA polymerase subunit beta'', with amino-acid sequence MEVLMAERPTQVFHNKVIDGTAMKRLISRFIDHYGIGYTSHILDQVKTLGFRQATAASISLGIDDLLTIPSKRWLVQDAEQQSFILEKHHHYGNVHAVEKLRQSIEIWYATSEYLRQEMNPNFRMTDPFNPVHIMSFSGARGNASQVHQLVGMRGLMSDPQGQMIDLPIQSNLREGLSLTEYIISCYGARKGVVDTAIRTSDAGYLTRRLVEVVQHIVVRRTDCGTVRGISVSPRNGMMTDRIFIQTLIGRVLADDIYIGSRCIATRNQDIGVGLVSRFITFRAQPISIRTPFTCRSTSWICQLCYGRSPAHDDLVELGEAVGIIAGQSIGEPGTQLTLRTFHTGGVFTGGTAEHVRAPSNGKIKFNEDLVHPTRTRHGHPAFLCSRDLYVTIESEDIIHNVCIPPKSFLLVQNDQYVESEQVIAEIRARTSTLNLKEKVRKHIYSDSEGEMHWNTDVYHAPEFTYGNIHLLPKTSHLWILLGEPWRYSLGPCSIHKDQDQMNAYSLSVKPRYIANPSVTNNQVRHKFFSSYFSGKNQKGDRIPDCSELNRMTCTDHSNLRYPAILDGNSDLLAKRRRNRFIIPLESIQEGENQLIPSSGISMEIPRNGILRRNSILAYFDDPRYIRKSSGLTKYETRELNSIVNEENLIEYRGVKVFWPKYQKEVNPFFFIPVEVHILSESSSIMVRHNSIIGADTQITFNRRSRVGGLVRVKKKAEKMKLIIFSGDIHFPGKTNKAFRLIPPGGGKPNSKEYKKLKNWLYIQRMKLSRYEKKYFVLVQPVVPYKKTDGINLGRLFPPDLLQESDNLQLRVVNYILYYDPILEIWDTSIQLVRTSLVLNWDQDKKIEKACASFVEIRTNGLLRYFLRIDLAKSPISYTGKRNDLSGSGLISENGSDRANVNPFSSIYSYSKSRIKESLNPNQGTIHTLLNRNKESQSLIILSSSNCFRIGPFNDVKSPNVIKESIKKNPLIPIRNSLGPLGTGFPIYNFDLFSHLITHNQILVTNYLQLDNFKQIFQILKYYLLDENGQIYNPYSCSNIILNPFHLNWYFLHYNYCEETSPIVSLGQFLCENVCIAKKGPHLKSGQVLIVQVDSVVIRSAKPYLATPGATVHGHYGEILYEGDTLVTFIYEKSRSGDITQGLPKVEQVLEVRSIDSISMNLEKRIEGWNKSITRILGIPWAFLIGAELTIVQSRISLVNKVQKVYRSQGVQIHNRHIEIIVRQITSKVLVSEDEMSNVFSPGELIGLLRAERMGRALEEAICYQAVLLGITRASMNTQSFISEASFQETARVLAKAALLGRIDWLKGLKENVVLGGMIPVGSGFKTPSSEPNNIPNNIAFELQKKNLLEGEMKDILFYHRKLFDSCLSNNFHDTQEQSFF; translated from the coding sequence ATGGAGGTACTGATGGCAGAACGGCCCACTCAGGTCTTTCACAATAAAGTGATAGACGGAACTGCCATGAAACGGCTTATTAGTCGATTTATTGATCACTATGGAATAGGATATACATCACATATCCTGGATCAAGTAAAGACTCTGGGTTTCCGACAAGCTACCGCCGCATCCATTTCATTAGGAATTGATGATCTTTTAACAATACCTTCTAAAAGATGGCTAGTTCAAGACGCTGAACAACAAagttttattttggaaaaacacCATCATTATGGGAATGTACACGCGGTAGAAAAATTACGTCAATCGATCGAAATATGGTATGCCACAAGTGAATATTTGCGACAAGAAATGAATCCTAATTTTCGGATGACCGATCCTTTTAATCCAGTCCATATAATGTCTTTTTCGGGAGCCAGAGGAAATGCATCTCAGGTACATCAATTAGTAGGTATGAGAGGATTAATGTCGGATCCTCAAGGGCAAATGATTGATTTACCCATTCAAAGCAATTTACGCGAAGGACTGTCTTTAACAGAATACATTATTTCTTGTTACGGAGCCCGTAAAGGGGTTGTGGATACCGCTATCCGAACATCAGATGCAGGATATCTCACGCGCAGACTTGTTGAAGTAGTTCAACACATTGTTGTACGTCGAACAGATTGTGGCACCGTTCGAGGTATTTCTGTAAGTCCTCGAAATGGAATGATGACGGACAGGATTTTTATCCAAACATTAATTGGCCGTGTATTAGCAgatgatatatatataggttcgCGATGTATTGCTACTAGAAATCAAGATATTGGGGTTGGACTTGTCAGTAGATTCATAACTTTTAGAGCACAACCAATCTCTATTCGAACCCCCTTTACTTGTAGGAGTACATCTTGGATTTGTCAATTATGTTATGGCCGGAGTCCAGCGCATGACGACCTGGTCGAATTGGGAGAAGCCGTAGGTATTATTGCAGGTCAATCTATTGGAGAACCGGGCACTCAATTAACATTAAGAACTTTTCATACCGGCGGAGTATTTACAGGGGGTACTGCAGAACATGTGCGAGCCCCTTCTAATGGAAAAATAAAATTCAACGAGGATTTGGTTCATCCGACACGTACACGTCATGGACATCCTGCTTTTCTATGTTCTAGAGACTTGTATGTAACTATTGAGAGTGAAGATATTATACACAATGTGTGTATTCCGCccaaaagttttcttttagttcaaAACGATCAATATGTAGAATCAGAACAAGTGATTGCTGAGATTCGCGCGAGAACCTCCACTTTGAATTTGAAAGAGAAGGTTCGAAAACATATTTATTCTGACTCAGAAGGCGAAATGCACTGGAATACTGATGTGTACCATGCACCTGAATTTACATATGGTAATATTCATCTCTTACCAAAAACAAGTCATTTATGGATATTATTAGGGGAGCCCTGGAGATACAGTCTAGGCCCTTGTTCGATCCACAAGGATCAAGATCAAATGAACGCTTATTCTCTTTCTGTCAAGCCAAGATATATTGCTAACCCCTCAGTAACTAATAATCAAGTGAGACACAAATTTTTTAGTTCGTATTTTTCTGGTAAAAATCAAAAAGGAGATAGGATTCCTGATTGTTCAGAACTGAATCGAATGACATGTACGGATCATTCTAATCTCAGATATCCGGCCATTCTCGACGGTAATTCTGATTTATTGGCAAAGAGGCGAAGAAATAGATTCATCATCCCACTCGAATCGATTCAAGAAGGCGAGAACCAACTAATACCTTCTTCAGGTATCTCAATGGAAATACCCAGAAATGGTATTCTCCGTAGAAATAGTATTCTTGCTTATTTCGATGATCCTCGATATATAAGAAAGAGCTCGGGACTTACTAAATATGAGACTCGAGAACTAAATTCAATCGTCAACGAAGAGAATTTGATTGAGTATCGAGGAGTCAAGGTATTTTGGCCAAAATACCAAAAGGAAGTaaatccatttttttttattCCCGTGGAAGTCCACATTTTGTCCGAATCTTCTTCCATAATGGTACGGCACAATAGTATTATTGGGGCAGATACACAAATCACTTTCAATAGAAGAAGTCGGGTAGGCGGATTGGTCCGAGTGAAGAAAAAAGCAGAAAAAATGAAACTGATAATCTTTTCTGGAGATATCCATTTTCCTGGAAAGACAAATAAGGCATTCCGATTGATACCGCCAGGAGGGGGAAAACCAAATTCCAAAGAAtacaaaaaattgaaaaattggCTCTATATCCAACGAATGAAACTTTCCAGGTATGAAAAAAAGTATTTTGTTTTGGTTCAACCTGTAGTCCCATATAAAAAAACGGATGGTATAAATTTAGGAAGACTTTTCCCGCCGGATCTCTTGCAGGAAAGTGATAATCTACAACTTCGAGTTGTCAATTATATCCTTTATTACGACCCAATTCTTGAAATTTGGGACACAAGTATTCAATTAGTTCGGACTTCTTTAGTGTTGAATTGGGACCAAGACAAAAAAATCGAAAAGGCCTGTGCTTCCTTTGTTGAAATAAGGACAAATGGTTTGCTTAGATATTTTCTAAGAATCGACTTAGCTAAGTCACCTATTTCTTATACCGGAAAAAGGAACGATCTGTCGGGTTCAGGATTGATCTCTGAGAATGGATCAGATCGCGCTAATGTCAATCCATTTTCTTCCATTTATTCCTATTCCAAGTCAAGGATTAAAGAATCCCTTAATCCAAATCAAGGAACTATCCATACGTTGTTGAATCGAAATAAGGAATCTCAATCTTTGATAATTTTGTCATCATCCAATTGTTTTCGAATAGGCCCATTCAACGATGTAAAATCTCCCAATGTGATAAAAGAATCAATCAAAAAGAACCCCCTAATTCCAATTAGGAATTCGTTGGGCCCGTTAGGAACAGGTTTTCCAAtttataattttgatttattttcccATTTAATAACCCATAATCAGATCTTGGTAACTAACTATTTGCAACTTGACAATTTCAAACAGATTTTTCAAATACTTAAATATTATTTACTGGATGAAAATGGTCAAATTTATAATCCCTATTCATGCAGTAACATCATTTTGAATCCATTCCATTTGAATTGGTATTTTCTCCATTACAATTATTGTGAAGAGACATCTCCAATCGTTAGTCTTGGGCAGTTTCTTTGTGAAAATGTATGTATAGCAAAAAAAGGACCGCATTTAAAATCGGGTCAAGTTCTAATTGTTCAAGTTGACTCTGTGGTAATACGATCAGCTAAGCCTTATTTGGCTACTCCAGGAGCAACTGTTCATGGACATTATGGGGAAATCCTTTACGAAGGCGATACATTAGTTACATTTATATATGAAAAATCAAGATCTGGTGATATAACGCAAGGTCTTCCAAAAGTGGAACAGGTGTTAGAAGTGCGTTCGATTGATTCAATATCGATGAATCTCGAAAAGAGGATTGAGGGTTGGAACAAATCTATAACAAGAATTCTTGGAATTCCTTGGGCATTCTTGATTGGTGCTGAACTAACTATAGTGCAAAGTCGTATCTCTTTGGTTAATAAGGTCCAAAAGGTTTATCGCTCCCAGGGGGTGCAGATACATAATAGGCATATAGAAATTATTGTACGTCAAATAACATCAAAAGTTTTGGTTTCAGAAGATGAAATGTCTAATGTTTTTTCGCCCGGAGAACTAATTGGATTGTTGCGAGCGGAACGAATGGGACGCGCTTTGGAAGAAGCGATCTGTTACCAAGCCGTCTTATTGGGAATAACAAGAGCATCTATGAATACTCAAAGTTTCATATCCGAAGCTAGTTTTCAAGAAACTGCTAGAGTTTTAGCAAAAGCAGCTCTCCTGGGCCGTATCGATTGGTTGAAAGGCCTGAAAGAAAACGTTGTTCTGGGGGGGATGATACCTGTTGGTAGCGGCTTCAAAACACCTTCAAGCGAACCTAACAACATTCCTAACAACATTGCCTTTGAACTCCAAAAAAAGAATCTATTAGAGGGGGAAATGAAAGATATTTTGTTCTACCACAGAAAATTATTTGATTCTTGCCTTTCAAATAATTTCCATGATACACAAGAACAATCATTTTTTTAG
- the LOC122195388 gene encoding DNA-directed RNA polymerase subunit beta': KETFTSDFEGGRSYPNFYFARPIDKKPTFLRLRGLLEYEIQPWKYRIPIFFTTRSFDTFRNREMSTGGGSIRQQLANLDLRIIIDYSLVEWKELEEEEPTGNEWEDRKVGRRKDFLLRRMELAKHFIRTNIEPKWMVLRLLPVLPPELRPIYHIDEDKLVTSDINEIYRRIIYRNNTLTDLLTTSIATPEELIISQEKLLQEAVDALLDNGICGQPMRDDHNRVYKSLSDVIEGKEGRVRETLLGKRVDYSGRSVIVVGPSLSLHRCGLPREIAIELFQAFVIRDLIRKHLASNIGVAKSQIRKKKPIVWEILQEILDDHPVLLNRAPTLHRLGIQAFLPVLVEGRAICLHPLVCKGFNADFDGDQMAVHVPLSLEAQAEARLLMFSHMNLLSPTIGDPISAPTQDMLSGLYVLTSGNRRGICVNRYNPCNRRNYQNEDNNYKYTKKKEPFFCNPYDAIGAYRQKRINLGSPLWLRWRLDQRVIAAREVPIEIHYESVGTYYEIYGHYLIVRSIKKEILYIYIRTTLGHISLYREIEEAIQGFWQGCCNSMLPTGIRVSPG; the protein is encoded by the coding sequence AAGGAAACTTTCACGTCCGATTTTGAGGGGGGGAGATCCTATCCCAATTTTTATTTTGCTAGGCCCATAGATAAAAAACCTACTTTTTTACGATTACGGGGTTTATTAGAATATGAAATTCAACCCTGGAAATACAGGATCCCCATTTTTTTTACTACCCGGAGCTTCGATACATTTCGAAATCGAGAGATGTCTACCGGGGGAGGTTCTATCAGACAACAATTAGCCAATCTAGATTTACGAATTATTATAGACTATTCATTGGTAGAATGGAAAGAATTGGAGGAAGAGGAACCCACAGGGAACGAATGGGAAGATCGAAAAGTTGGAAGAAGAAAAGATTTTTTGCTTAGACGCATGGAATTGGCTAAGCATTTTATTCGAACAAATATAGAACCAAAATGGATGGTTTTGCGTCTATTACCAGTTCTTCCTCCTGAGTTGAGACCAATCTATCATATAGATGAGGATAAACTAGTGACCTCGGATATTAATGAAATCTATAGAAGAATTATCTATCGGAATAATACTCTTACAGATCTATTAACAACAAGTATAGCTACGCCAGAAGAATTAATAATATCTCAGGAAAAATTGCTACAAGAAGCCGTGGATGCACTTCTTGATAATGGAATCTGCGGACAACCAATGAGGGATGATCATAATAGAGTTTACAAGTCGCTTTCAGATGTAATTGAAGGCAAAGAAGGAAGAGTTCGCGAGACTCTGCTTGGTAAACGAGTCGATTATTCAGGGCGGTCCGTGATTGTCGTGGGCCCTTCACTTTCATTACATCGATGTGGATTGCCTCGCGAAATAGCAATAGAACTTTTCCAGGCATTTGTAATTCGTGACCTAATTAGAAAACATCTTGCTTCGAACATAGGAGTTGCTAAGAGTCAAATTCGGAAAAAAAAACCGATTGTATGGGAAATACTTCAGGAAATTCTGGATGACCATCCTGTATTGCTGAATAGAGCGCCTACTCTGCATAGATTAGGCATACAGGCATTCCTCCCCGTTTTAGTGGAAGGGCGCGCTATTTGTTTACATCCATTAGTTTGTAAGGGCTTCAATGCAGACTTTGACGGGGATCAAATGGCTGTTCATGTGCCTTTATCTTTGGAGGCTCAAGCAGAGGCGCGTTTACTTATGTTTTCTCATATGAATCTTTTGTCTCCAACTATTGGGGATCCGATTTCGGCACCAACTCAAGATATGCTTAGTGGACTCTATGTCTTAACGAGTGGAAATCGTCGGGGTATTTGTGTAAATAGGTATAATCCATGTAATCGTAGAAACTATCAAAATGAagataataactataagtatacaaaaaaaaaagaaccctTTTTTTGTAATCCCTATGATGCAATTGGAGCTTATCGGCAAAAACGAATCAATTTAGGTAGTCCTTTGTGGCTGCGGTGGCGACTAGATCAACGCGTTATTGCTGCAAGAGAAGTTCCCATCGAAATTCACTATGAATCTGTGGGGACCTATTATGAGATTTATGGACACTATCTAATAGTACGAAGTATAAAAAAAgaaattctttatatatatattcgaACCACTCTTGGTCATATTTCCCTTTATCGAGAAATAGAAGAAGCCATACAGGGGTTTTGGCAGGGCTGTTGTAATTCTATGCTACCAACGGGAATTCGAGTCTCTCCGGGTTAA
- the LOC122195666 gene encoding ATP synthase subunit a, chloroplastic-like: MNVLSCSINTLNGLYDISGVEVGQHFYWKIGGFQVHGQVLITSWVVIAILLASATLAVRNPQTIPTSGQNFFEYVLEFIRDVSKTQIGEEYGPWVPFIGTMFLFIFVSNWSGALLPWKIIQLPHGELAAPTNDINTTVALALLTSVAYFYAGLSKKGLGYFGKYIQPTPILLPINILEDFTKPLSLSFRLFGNILADELVVVVLVSLVPSVVPIPVMFLGLFTSGIQALIFATLAAAYIGESMEGHH, translated from the coding sequence ATGAATGTTCTATCATGTTCCATCAACACACTAAATGGGTTATACGATATATCCGGTGTGGAAGTAGGCCAACATTTTTATTGGAAAATCGGGGGTTTCCAAGTCCACGGCCAAGTACTTATTACTTCTTGGGTTGTAATTGCTATCTTATTAGCTTCAGCCACTCTAGCCGTTCGGAACCCACAAACCATTCCGACCAGCGGTCAGAATTTCTTCGAATATGTCCTTGAATTTATTCGAGATGTGAGTAAAACTCAAATTGGAGAAGAATATGGTCCTTGGGTTCCTTTTATTGGAActatgtttctatttatttttgtttctaattgGTCAGGCGCCCTTTTACCTTGGAAAATCATACAATTACCTCATGGGGAGTTAGCCGCCCCCACGAATGATATAAATACTACTGTTGCTTTGGCTTTACTCACATCAGTGGCATATTTCTATGCGGGTCTTAGCAAAAAAGGATTAGGTTATTTCGGTAAATATATTCAACCAACTCCAATTCTTTTACCTATTAACATCTTAGAAGATTTCACAAAGCCCCTATCACTTAGTTTTCGACTTTTCGGAAATATATTAGCCGATGAATTAGTAGTTGTTGTTCTTGTTTCTTTAGTACCTTCAGTGGTTCCTATCCCTGTCATGTTCCTTGGATTATTTACAAGTGGTATTCAAGCTCTTATTTTTGCAACTTTAGCTGCGGCTTATATAGGTGAATCCATGGAGGGCCACCATTGA
- the LOC122195286 gene encoding LOW QUALITY PROTEIN: DNA-directed RNA polymerase subunit beta-like (The sequence of the model RefSeq protein was modified relative to this genomic sequence to represent the inferred CDS: deleted 1 base in 1 codon) encodes MSTIPGFNQIQFEGFCRFIDQGLTEELSKFPKIEDTNQEIDFELFLERYQLVEPSIKERDAVYESLTYSSELYVSARLIWKNDRRRYIQEQTILIGKIPLMTSLGAFIVNGIYRIVINQILQSPGIYYQSELNDNGISVYTGTIISDWGGRLELEIDRKTRIWVRVSRQQKLSILVLLSAMGLNIREILENVCYPELFLSFLNDKKQIGSKENAILEFYQQFACVEGDPVFSESLSKDLQKKFFQQRCELGGIGRRNMNRRLNLDIPQNNTFLLPRDILAAADRLIRIKFGMGTLDDMNHLQNKRIRSVADLLQEQFGLALVRLENMARGNIYAALKHNWTPTPQNLVNSTPLTDTYKVFFRLHPLSQVLDRTNPLTQIVHGRKLSYLGPGGLTARTATFPIRDIHPSHYGRICPIDTSEGINVGLIGSLAIHARIGRWGSLESPFYKISERSKGARMLYLSPGRDEYYMVAAGNSLALNQGIQEEQVVPARYRQEFLTIAWEQVHLRSIFSFQYFSIGASLIPFIEHNDANRALMSSNMQRQAVPLSQSEKCIVGTGLEGQAALDSGALAIAEHEGEIIYTDTDKILLSGNGDTLRIPLVMYQRSNKNTCMHQKPQVQRGKCIKKGQILAYGAATVGGELALGKNVLVAYMPWEGYNFEDAVLISERLVYEDIYTSFHIRKYEIQINQGSERVTNEIPHLEVHLLRNLDKNGIVMLGSWVETGDILVGKLTPQMVKESSYAPEDRLLRTILGMRVYTSKETCLKLPIGGRGRVIDVRWVQSSKTDETEKTESIRVYILQKREIKVGDKVAGRHGNKGIISKILPRQDMPYLQDGRPVDMVFNPLGVPSRMNVGQIFESSLGLAGGLLDRHYRIAPFDERYEQEASRKLVFSELYEASKQTVNPWIFEPESPGKSRIFDGRTGDPFEQPVIIGKPYILKLIHQVDDKIHGRSSGRYSRLTQQPLKGRAKKGGQRVGEMEVWALEGFGVAYILQEMLTYKSDHIRARQEVLGTIIFGGRIPTPEDAPESFRLFVRELRSLALELNHFLVSEKTFQLNRKEA; translated from the exons ATGTCCACAATACCTGGATTTAATCAGATACAATTTGAAGGATTTTGTAGGTTCATTGATCAGGGTTTGACAGAAGAACTTTCTAAGTTTCCAAAAATTGAAGATACAAATCAAGAAATTGACTTTGAATTATTTTTGGAAAGATATCAATTGGTAGAACCCTCGATAAAGGAAAGAGATGCTGTGTATGAATCACTCACATATTCTTCTGAATTATATGTATCTGCGAGACTAATTTGGAAAAACGATAGGCGTAGGTATATCCAAGAACAAACAATTTTGATAGGAAAGATCCCTCTAATGACTTCTCTGGGAGCTTTTATAGTAAATGGAATATATAGAATTGTGATCAATCAAATATTGCAAAGTCCCGGTATTTATTACCAGTCAGAATTGAACGATAATGGAATTTCCGTCTATACCGGCACCATAATATCAGATTGGGGAGGAAGATTAGAATTAGAGATTGATAGAAAAACAAGGATATGGGTTCGCGTGAGTAGGCAACAAAAACTATCTATTCTAGTTCTATTATCAGCTATGGGGTTGAATATAAGAGAAATTCTAGAGAATGTTTGCTATCCTGAACTATTTTTGTCTTTTCTGAATGATAAAAAACAAATAGGGTCAAAAGAAAATGCTATTTTGGAGTTTTATCAACAATTTGCTTGTGTAGAGGGAGATCCGGTATTTTCTGAATCCTTATCTAAGGATTTACAAAAAAAATTCTTTCAACAAAGATGTGAATTGGGAGGGATTGGTCGACGAAATATGAATCGGAGACTGAACCTTGATATACCCCAGAACAATACATTTTTGTTACCGCGAGATATATTGGCAGCCGCGGATCGTTTGAttcgaatcaaatttggaatggGTACACTTGACGATATGAATCATTTGCAAAATAAACGTATTCGTTCTGTAGCAGATCTTTTACAAGAGCAATTTGGATTGGCCTTGGTTCGTTTAGAAAATATGGCTCGAGGAAACATATATGCAGCACTTAAGCATAACTGGACACCAACTCCTCAGAACTTGGTAAATTCAACCCCATTAACAGATACTTATAAAGTTTTTTTCCGTTTACACCCATTATCTCAAGTTTTGGATCGAACTAATCCATTGACACAAATAGTTCATGGGAGAAAATTGAGTTATTTGGGCCCGGGGGGATTGACTGCGCGAACTGCTACTTTTCCAATACGAGATATTCATCCTAGTCACTATGGGCGTATTTGCCCAATTGACACATCTGAAGGAATAAATGTTGGACTTATTGGATCCTTAGCAATTCATGCCAGGATTGGTCGTTGGGGGTCTCTAGAAAGTCCGTTTTATAAAATTTCTGAGAGATCAAAAGGGGCGCGGATGCTTTATTTATCACCGGGCAGAGATGAATACTATATGGTAGCGGCAGGAAATTCTTTGGCCTTGAATCAGGGTATTCAGGAAGAACAGGTTGTTCCAGCTCGATATCGTCAAGAATTCCTGACTATTGCATGGGAACAGGTTCATCTTCGAAGTATTTTTTCCTTCCAATATTTTTCTATTGGAGCTTCCCTCATTCCTTTTATCGAGCATAATGATGCGAATCGGGCTTTAATGAGTTCTAACATGCAACGCCAAGCAGTCCCTCTTTCTCAGTCCGAGAAGTGCATTGTTGGAACTGGATTGGAAGGCCAAGCGGCTCTAGATTCAGGGGCTCTTGCTATAGCCGAACACGAGGGAGAGATTATTTATACCGATACTGACAAGATCCTTTTATCAGGTAATGGGGATACTCTAAGGATTCCATTAGTTATGTATCAACGTTCCAACAAAAATACTTGTATGCATCAAAAACCCCAGGTTCAGCGGGGTAAATGCATTAAAAAGGGACAAATTTTAGCGTATGGTGCTGCTACAGTTGGTGGCGAACTCGCTTTGGGGAAAAACGTATTAGTAGCTTATATGCCATGGGAAGGTTACAATTTTGAAGATGCAGTACTCATTAGTGAGCGCTTAGTATATGAAGATATTTATACTTCTTTTCACATACGTAAATATGAAATTCAGATTAACCAAGGCTCCGAAAGGGTCACTAATGAAATACCACATTTAGAAGTCCATTTACTCCGAAATTTAGACAAAAATGGAATTGTAATGCTGGGATCTTGGGTGGAAACAGGTGATATTTTAGTAGGTAAATTAACGCCCCAAATGGTGAAAGAATCATCGTATGCCCCCGAAGATAGATTGTTACGAACCATACTTGGCATGCGG GtatatacttcaaaagaaacttgtCTAAAATTACCTATAGGAGGTAGGGGTCGGGTGATTGATGTGAGATGGGTCCAGAGTTCTAAGACAGATGAGACAGAGAAAACAGAAAGTATTCGTGTATATATTTTACAGAAACGTGAAATAAAAGTAGGCGATAAAGTAGCTGGAAGACATGGAAATAAGGGTATCATTTCAAAAATTTTGCCTAGACAAGATATGCCTTATTTGCAAGATGGAAGACCTGTTGATATGGTCTTCAACCCATTAGGAGTACCTTCCCGAATGAATGTAGGACAAATATTTGAATCTTCACTCGGGTTAGCTGGGGGTTTGCTAGACAGACATTATCGAATAGCGCCTTTTGATGAGAGATATGAACAAGAAGCTTCGAGAAAACTGGTGTTTTCTGAATTATATGAAGCCAGTAAGCAAACAGTGAATCCATGGATATTTGAACCCGAGTCTCCAGGAAAAAGCAGAATATTTGATGGAAGAACAGGGGATCCTTTTGAACAACCTGTTATAATAGGAAAGCCTTATATCTTGAAATTAATTCATCAAGttgatgataaaatccatgggcGTTCCAGTGGGCGTTATTCACGTCTTACACAACAACCCCTTAAAGGAAGGGCCAAGAAAGGGGGACAACGGGTAGGAGAAATGGAGGTTTGGGCTTTAGAGGGGTTTGGCGTTGCTTATATTTTACAAGAGATGCTTACTTATAAATCTGATCATATTAGAGCGCGCCAGGAAGTACTTGGTACTATAATCTTTGGAGGAAGAATACCGACTCCTGAAGATGCTCCAGAATCTTTTCGGTTGTTCGTTCGAGAACTACGATCTTTAGCTCTGGAACTGAATCATTTTCTTGTATCTGAGAAGACTTTCCAGCTTAATAGGAAGGAAGCTTAA
- the LOC122196286 gene encoding 30S ribosomal protein S2, chloroplastic — protein sequence MTRRYWNINLEEMMEAGVHFGHGTRKWNPKMAPYISAKRKGIHITNLTRTARFLSEACDLVFDAASRGKQFLIVGTKNKEADSVAWAAIRARCHYVNKKWLGGMLTNWSTTETRLHKFRDLRTEQKTGGLDRLPKRDAAMLKRQLSHLQTYLGGIKYMTGLPDIVIIVDQHEEYTALQECITLGIPTICLIDTNCDPDLADISIPANDDAISSIRLILNKLVFAICEGRSGYIRNP from the coding sequence ATGACAAGAAGATATTGGAACATTAATTTAGAAGAGATGATGGAAGCAGGAGTTCATTTTGGCCATGGTACTAGGAAATGGAATCCTAAAATGGCACCTTATATCTCTGCAAAACGTAAAGGTATTCATATTACAAATCTTACTAGAACTGCTCGTTTTTTATCAGAAGCTTGTGATTTGGTTTTTGATGCAGCAAGCAGAGGAAAACAATTCTTAATTGTTGGCACTAAAAATAAAGAAGCTGATTCAGTAGCATGGGCTGCAATAAGGGCTCGGTGTCATTATGTTAATAAAAAATGGCTCGGTGGTATGTTAACGAATTGGTCCACTACAGAAACAAGACTTCATAAGTTTAGAGACTTGAGAACCGAACAAAAAACAGGGGGGCTCGACCGTCTTCCGAAAAGAGATGCGGCTATGTTGAAAAGACAATTATCTCATTTGCAAACATATCTGGGTGGGATTAAATATATGACAGGGTTACCCGATATTGTAATCATCGTTGATCAGCACGAAGAATATACGGCCCTTCAAGAATGTATCACGTTGGGAATTCCAACAATTTGTTTAATCGATACAAATTGTGACCCCGATCTCGCAGATATTTCGATTCCAGCCAATGATGACGCTATATCTTCAATCCGATTAATTCTTAACAAATTAGTATTTGCAATTTGTGAAGGCCGTTCTGGCTATATAAGAAATCCGTGA